A window from Pararge aegeria chromosome 6, ilParAegt1.1, whole genome shotgun sequence encodes these proteins:
- the LOC120624298 gene encoding ecdysone-inducible protein E75 isoform X2 has translation MRLPPKMTVTECRQHQTHDVNPPQPPCNDADVLLGRVLAEFDGTTVLCRVCGDKASGFHYGVHSCEGCKGFFRRSIQQKIQYRPCTKNQQCSILRINRNRCQYCRLKKCIAVGMSRDAVRFGRVPKREKARILAAMQQSSSSRAQEQAAAAELDDAPRLLARVVRAHLDTCEFTRDRVAAMRARARDCPTYSQPTLACPLNPAPELQSEKEFSQRFAHVIRGVIDFAGLIPGFQLLTQDDKFTLLKSGLFDALFVRLICMFDAPLNSIICLNGQLMKRDSIQSGANARFLVDSTFKFAERMNSMNLTDAEIGLFCAIVLITPDRPGLRNVELVERMHARLKACLQTVISQNRPDRPGFLRELMDTLPDLRTLSTLHTEKLVVFRTEHKELLRQQMWGDEEGCSWADSVAEESARSPIGSVSSSESGEAMGDCGTPLLAATLAGRRRLDSRGSVDEEALGVAHLAHNGLTVTPVRPPPRYRKLDSPTDSGIESGNEKHERIIGPGSGCSSPRSSLEEHMEDRRPTAPADDMPVLKRVLEAPPLFDTPLLMDEAYKRHKKFRAMRRDTGEAECRPVQLTPSPQPPQHPHPASPSHPAHSPRPLRASLSSTHSVLAKSLMEGPRMTPEQLKRTDIIQQYMRRGEIAAAGASSASEGCPLRAGGLLTCYRSGSPAVPEPVLELQVDVADAPLNLSKKSPSPPRSYMPRMLEA, from the exons GGCTTCTTTCGCCGCTCCATACAACAAAAGATCCAGTACAGACCCTGCACCAAAAACCAGCAGTGCTCCATCTTAAGAATTAACAGAAATCGGTGTCAATACTGCCGATTGAAGAAATGCATCGCTGTCGGAATGAGCAGAGATG CTGTACGATTTGGGCGTGTACCAAAACGTGAAAAGGCCCGAATCTTAGCGGCGATGCAACAATCTTCATCGTCCCGGGCGCAAGAGCAAGCAGCGGCGGCAGAGTTAGATGATGCCCCGCGATTGCTAGCACGAGTTGTACGCGCACATCTCGACACCTGCGAGTTCACCCGCGACCGCGTGGCCGCCATGCGTGCCCGCGCTCGCGACTGTCCCACCTACTCTCAACCCACTTTG GCGTGTCCTCTGAATCCAGCGCCGGAGCTTCAGTCTGAGAAAGAGTTCTCTCAGCGATTTGCCCACGTGATCCGCGGCGTGATTGACTTCGCGGGCCTTATACCTGGATTCCAACTACTTACGCAAGATGACAAATTCACATTGCTAAAGAGTGGACTTTTTGATGCTCTTTTCGTGCGTCTTATTTGTATGTTTGACGCTCCTCTTAATAGTATAATATGTCTCAATGGACAGCTCATGAAGCGAGACTCCATCCAAAGTGGAGCGAATGCACGGTTCCTTGTGGATTCTACTTTTAAGTTTGCTGAACGCATGAATTCTATGAATCTGACAGACGCTGAGATAGGCCTCTTTTGCGCCATAGTTCTGATCACACCGGACCGACCAGGTCTTCGCAATGTGGAATTAGTAGAAAGAATGCACGCAAGACTGAAAGCGTGTCTTCAGACTGTCATTTCGCAAAACAGGCCAGACAGACCCGGCTTTCTTCGGGAATTAATGGATACTCTTCCAGATCTACGCACTTTGAGTACGCTTCATACAGAGAAGTTGGTAGTGTTCCGTACAGAACATAAGGAGTTGTTAAGGCAGCAAATGTGGGGAGATGAAGAAGGATGCTCATGGGCAGACTCAGTTGCAGAAGAATCCGCTCGTAGTCCAATTGGCTCAGTTTCTAGTAGTGAATCCGGCGAAGCGATGGGCGATTGTGGTACTCCCTTACTAGCAGCAACACTTGCTGGACGCCGAAGGCTTGATTCCCGGGGTTCTGTTGATGAAGAAGCGCTCGGTGTAGCTCATCTAGCTCATAATGGTCTTACAGTTACGCCTGTGCGACCCCCACCACGTTATCGTAAATTGGATTCCCCAACTGACTCTGGAATCGAGTCTGGTAACGAGAAACATGAAAGAATCATCGGACCCGGTTCGGGCTGCTCAAGCCCACGATCCTCTTTAGAGGAACATATGGAGGACAGACGACCAACTGCCCCAGCAGACGATATGCCTGTTTTGAAACGTGTCTTGGAAGCGCCACCATTGTTTGATACACCCTTACTTATGGATGAAGCGTACAAGCGACACAAAAAGTTTCGTGCTATGCGTCGCGATACGGGCGAGGCCGAATGTCGGCCCGTGCAACTCACGCCATCTCCTCAACCACCTCAACATCCGCATCCGGCGAGCCCATCACACCCGGCTCACTCGCCGCGGCCGCTGCGCGCATCTCTTTCTTCAACACATTCAGTGCTGGCTAAGAGTCTAATGGAAGGCCCGCGCATGACACCTGAACAGTTAAAGCGCACGGACATCATCCAACAGTACATGCGCCGCGGAGAGATAGCTGCGGCTGGCGCCAGTTCTGCGAGCGAGGGATGCCCGCTGCGCGCGGGCGGTCTGCTCACGTGTTATCGCAGCGGCTCGCCGGCAGTGCCCGAGCCGGTGCTGGAACTGCAAGTGGACGTAGCGGATGCGCCGTTAAACCTCTCCAAAAAGTCACCGTCGCCGCCGCGCTCCTATATGCCCCGGATGCTGGAAGCGTGA
- the LOC120624298 gene encoding ecdysone-inducible protein E75 isoform X3, with protein sequence MSPDSSYGRYDALTPADTMMSSAPKEREPELHIEFDGTTVLCRVCGDKASGFHYGVHSCEGCKGFFRRSIQQKIQYRPCTKNQQCSILRINRNRCQYCRLKKCIAVGMSRDAVRFGRVPKREKARILAAMQQSSSSRAQEQAAAAELDDAPRLLARVVRAHLDTCEFTRDRVAAMRARARDCPTYSQPTLACPLNPAPELQSEKEFSQRFAHVIRGVIDFAGLIPGFQLLTQDDKFTLLKSGLFDALFVRLICMFDAPLNSIICLNGQLMKRDSIQSGANARFLVDSTFKFAERMNSMNLTDAEIGLFCAIVLITPDRPGLRNVELVERMHARLKACLQTVISQNRPDRPGFLRELMDTLPDLRTLSTLHTEKLVVFRTEHKELLRQQMWGDEEGCSWADSVAEESARSPIGSVSSSESGEAMGDCGTPLLAATLAGRRRLDSRGSVDEEALGVAHLAHNGLTVTPVRPPPRYRKLDSPTDSGIESGNEKHERIIGPGSGCSSPRSSLEEHMEDRRPTAPADDMPVLKRVLEAPPLFDTPLLMDEAYKRHKKFRAMRRDTGEAECRPVQLTPSPQPPQHPHPASPSHPAHSPRPLRASLSSTHSVLAKSLMEGPRMTPEQLKRTDIIQQYMRRGEIAAAGASSASEGCPLRAGGLLTCYRSGSPAVPEPVLELQVDVADAPLNLSKKSPSPPRSYMPRMLEA encoded by the exons GGCTTCTTTCGCCGCTCCATACAACAAAAGATCCAGTACAGACCCTGCACCAAAAACCAGCAGTGCTCCATCTTAAGAATTAACAGAAATCGGTGTCAATACTGCCGATTGAAGAAATGCATCGCTGTCGGAATGAGCAGAGATG CTGTACGATTTGGGCGTGTACCAAAACGTGAAAAGGCCCGAATCTTAGCGGCGATGCAACAATCTTCATCGTCCCGGGCGCAAGAGCAAGCAGCGGCGGCAGAGTTAGATGATGCCCCGCGATTGCTAGCACGAGTTGTACGCGCACATCTCGACACCTGCGAGTTCACCCGCGACCGCGTGGCCGCCATGCGTGCCCGCGCTCGCGACTGTCCCACCTACTCTCAACCCACTTTG GCGTGTCCTCTGAATCCAGCGCCGGAGCTTCAGTCTGAGAAAGAGTTCTCTCAGCGATTTGCCCACGTGATCCGCGGCGTGATTGACTTCGCGGGCCTTATACCTGGATTCCAACTACTTACGCAAGATGACAAATTCACATTGCTAAAGAGTGGACTTTTTGATGCTCTTTTCGTGCGTCTTATTTGTATGTTTGACGCTCCTCTTAATAGTATAATATGTCTCAATGGACAGCTCATGAAGCGAGACTCCATCCAAAGTGGAGCGAATGCACGGTTCCTTGTGGATTCTACTTTTAAGTTTGCTGAACGCATGAATTCTATGAATCTGACAGACGCTGAGATAGGCCTCTTTTGCGCCATAGTTCTGATCACACCGGACCGACCAGGTCTTCGCAATGTGGAATTAGTAGAAAGAATGCACGCAAGACTGAAAGCGTGTCTTCAGACTGTCATTTCGCAAAACAGGCCAGACAGACCCGGCTTTCTTCGGGAATTAATGGATACTCTTCCAGATCTACGCACTTTGAGTACGCTTCATACAGAGAAGTTGGTAGTGTTCCGTACAGAACATAAGGAGTTGTTAAGGCAGCAAATGTGGGGAGATGAAGAAGGATGCTCATGGGCAGACTCAGTTGCAGAAGAATCCGCTCGTAGTCCAATTGGCTCAGTTTCTAGTAGTGAATCCGGCGAAGCGATGGGCGATTGTGGTACTCCCTTACTAGCAGCAACACTTGCTGGACGCCGAAGGCTTGATTCCCGGGGTTCTGTTGATGAAGAAGCGCTCGGTGTAGCTCATCTAGCTCATAATGGTCTTACAGTTACGCCTGTGCGACCCCCACCACGTTATCGTAAATTGGATTCCCCAACTGACTCTGGAATCGAGTCTGGTAACGAGAAACATGAAAGAATCATCGGACCCGGTTCGGGCTGCTCAAGCCCACGATCCTCTTTAGAGGAACATATGGAGGACAGACGACCAACTGCCCCAGCAGACGATATGCCTGTTTTGAAACGTGTCTTGGAAGCGCCACCATTGTTTGATACACCCTTACTTATGGATGAAGCGTACAAGCGACACAAAAAGTTTCGTGCTATGCGTCGCGATACGGGCGAGGCCGAATGTCGGCCCGTGCAACTCACGCCATCTCCTCAACCACCTCAACATCCGCATCCGGCGAGCCCATCACACCCGGCTCACTCGCCGCGGCCGCTGCGCGCATCTCTTTCTTCAACACATTCAGTGCTGGCTAAGAGTCTAATGGAAGGCCCGCGCATGACACCTGAACAGTTAAAGCGCACGGACATCATCCAACAGTACATGCGCCGCGGAGAGATAGCTGCGGCTGGCGCCAGTTCTGCGAGCGAGGGATGCCCGCTGCGCGCGGGCGGTCTGCTCACGTGTTATCGCAGCGGCTCGCCGGCAGTGCCCGAGCCGGTGCTGGAACTGCAAGTGGACGTAGCGGATGCGCCGTTAAACCTCTCCAAAAAGTCACCGTCGCCGCCGCGCTCCTATATGCCCCGGATGCTGGAAGCGTGA
- the LOC120624298 gene encoding ecdysone-inducible protein E75 isoform X4 has protein sequence MVSDMGEDLPILKGILNGVVKYHNAPVRFGRVPKREKARILAAMQQSSSSRAQEQAAAAELDDAPRLLARVVRAHLDTCEFTRDRVAAMRARARDCPTYSQPTLACPLNPAPELQSEKEFSQRFAHVIRGVIDFAGLIPGFQLLTQDDKFTLLKSGLFDALFVRLICMFDAPLNSIICLNGQLMKRDSIQSGANARFLVDSTFKFAERMNSMNLTDAEIGLFCAIVLITPDRPGLRNVELVERMHARLKACLQTVISQNRPDRPGFLRELMDTLPDLRTLSTLHTEKLVVFRTEHKELLRQQMWGDEEGCSWADSVAEESARSPIGSVSSSESGEAMGDCGTPLLAATLAGRRRLDSRGSVDEEALGVAHLAHNGLTVTPVRPPPRYRKLDSPTDSGIESGNEKHERIIGPGSGCSSPRSSLEEHMEDRRPTAPADDMPVLKRVLEAPPLFDTPLLMDEAYKRHKKFRAMRRDTGEAECRPVQLTPSPQPPQHPHPASPSHPAHSPRPLRASLSSTHSVLAKSLMEGPRMTPEQLKRTDIIQQYMRRGEIAAAGASSASEGCPLRAGGLLTCYRSGSPAVPEPVLELQVDVADAPLNLSKKSPSPPRSYMPRMLEA, from the exons atggtCTCAGATATGGGTGAAGATTTACCAATCCTCAAAGGAATTTTAAATGGAGTCGTGAAATATCACAATGCCC CTGTACGATTTGGGCGTGTACCAAAACGTGAAAAGGCCCGAATCTTAGCGGCGATGCAACAATCTTCATCGTCCCGGGCGCAAGAGCAAGCAGCGGCGGCAGAGTTAGATGATGCCCCGCGATTGCTAGCACGAGTTGTACGCGCACATCTCGACACCTGCGAGTTCACCCGCGACCGCGTGGCCGCCATGCGTGCCCGCGCTCGCGACTGTCCCACCTACTCTCAACCCACTTTG GCGTGTCCTCTGAATCCAGCGCCGGAGCTTCAGTCTGAGAAAGAGTTCTCTCAGCGATTTGCCCACGTGATCCGCGGCGTGATTGACTTCGCGGGCCTTATACCTGGATTCCAACTACTTACGCAAGATGACAAATTCACATTGCTAAAGAGTGGACTTTTTGATGCTCTTTTCGTGCGTCTTATTTGTATGTTTGACGCTCCTCTTAATAGTATAATATGTCTCAATGGACAGCTCATGAAGCGAGACTCCATCCAAAGTGGAGCGAATGCACGGTTCCTTGTGGATTCTACTTTTAAGTTTGCTGAACGCATGAATTCTATGAATCTGACAGACGCTGAGATAGGCCTCTTTTGCGCCATAGTTCTGATCACACCGGACCGACCAGGTCTTCGCAATGTGGAATTAGTAGAAAGAATGCACGCAAGACTGAAAGCGTGTCTTCAGACTGTCATTTCGCAAAACAGGCCAGACAGACCCGGCTTTCTTCGGGAATTAATGGATACTCTTCCAGATCTACGCACTTTGAGTACGCTTCATACAGAGAAGTTGGTAGTGTTCCGTACAGAACATAAGGAGTTGTTAAGGCAGCAAATGTGGGGAGATGAAGAAGGATGCTCATGGGCAGACTCAGTTGCAGAAGAATCCGCTCGTAGTCCAATTGGCTCAGTTTCTAGTAGTGAATCCGGCGAAGCGATGGGCGATTGTGGTACTCCCTTACTAGCAGCAACACTTGCTGGACGCCGAAGGCTTGATTCCCGGGGTTCTGTTGATGAAGAAGCGCTCGGTGTAGCTCATCTAGCTCATAATGGTCTTACAGTTACGCCTGTGCGACCCCCACCACGTTATCGTAAATTGGATTCCCCAACTGACTCTGGAATCGAGTCTGGTAACGAGAAACATGAAAGAATCATCGGACCCGGTTCGGGCTGCTCAAGCCCACGATCCTCTTTAGAGGAACATATGGAGGACAGACGACCAACTGCCCCAGCAGACGATATGCCTGTTTTGAAACGTGTCTTGGAAGCGCCACCATTGTTTGATACACCCTTACTTATGGATGAAGCGTACAAGCGACACAAAAAGTTTCGTGCTATGCGTCGCGATACGGGCGAGGCCGAATGTCGGCCCGTGCAACTCACGCCATCTCCTCAACCACCTCAACATCCGCATCCGGCGAGCCCATCACACCCGGCTCACTCGCCGCGGCCGCTGCGCGCATCTCTTTCTTCAACACATTCAGTGCTGGCTAAGAGTCTAATGGAAGGCCCGCGCATGACACCTGAACAGTTAAAGCGCACGGACATCATCCAACAGTACATGCGCCGCGGAGAGATAGCTGCGGCTGGCGCCAGTTCTGCGAGCGAGGGATGCCCGCTGCGCGCGGGCGGTCTGCTCACGTGTTATCGCAGCGGCTCGCCGGCAGTGCCCGAGCCGGTGCTGGAACTGCAAGTGGACGTAGCGGATGCGCCGTTAAACCTCTCCAAAAAGTCACCGTCGCCGCCGCGCTCCTATATGCCCCGGATGCTGGAAGCGTGA